In Nocardioides sp., the following proteins share a genomic window:
- a CDS encoding thioesterase family protein, translating into MSAQPTYEQLLQLPAFTEQPVPMPFEDINGHLNVRHYLGIASEGLDESLVDLGIPMNWPITEGHACFSAEHHCTYFHELRTGDVMSTRVRLLGRSERAGHAVVWILDHTHERVSYVMEEIFLHIDLSDRRTAAWPTEVAANLDARIAEQDELPWATEVKGCLTLR; encoded by the coding sequence GTGAGCGCACAGCCGACGTACGAGCAACTCCTGCAACTTCCTGCCTTCACCGAGCAGCCGGTGCCGATGCCTTTCGAGGACATCAACGGCCACCTCAATGTGCGCCACTATCTGGGCATCGCCAGCGAGGGTCTCGACGAGTCACTGGTCGACCTCGGCATCCCGATGAACTGGCCGATCACCGAGGGCCACGCCTGCTTCTCCGCCGAGCACCACTGCACCTACTTCCACGAACTGCGCACCGGCGACGTGATGTCCACCCGCGTACGCCTGCTCGGTCGCTCCGAGCGGGCCGGCCACGCGGTGGTCTGGATCCTCGACCACACCCACGAACGGGTCAGTTATGTGATGGAGGAGATCTTCCTGCACATCGACCTGTCGGATCGTCGTACGGCTGCCTGGCCGACCGAGGTCGCGGCGAACCTGGATGCCCGGATCGCCGAACAAGACGAGCTGCCGTGGGCGACCGAGGTCAAGGGCTGCCTGACCCTGCGCTGA
- a CDS encoding SGNH/GDSL hydrolase family protein — translation MPRSGLLARALTSLAALLPLTFALAFAPATPAYATSEAMPLALVVGDSISLGTGADPGFTYPEVMADYCDIDCHVRNVSHGGLCLITYGCGYKKRLVDIFDKELIQRRPQMIVVGIGRNDLCHATNAQMRSGLRQLKAKAARAEIPILFNTIAPHGEKYGHWPCEEQRLELNAWMREKLPVNDLARLLIDPRTSMLNSRYDCGDGLHLNTAAHRMIGTFLYRYMVDRLDLPHVAVAAPNPPRTP, via the coding sequence ATGCCGAGATCCGGTCTGCTTGCGCGCGCGCTCACCAGCCTTGCCGCACTCCTCCCCCTGACTTTCGCCCTGGCCTTCGCTCCGGCGACCCCCGCGTACGCCACCAGTGAAGCCATGCCGCTGGCGCTTGTGGTCGGCGACTCGATCAGCCTCGGCACCGGCGCCGATCCAGGCTTCACCTACCCCGAGGTGATGGCGGACTACTGCGACATCGACTGCCATGTCCGCAACGTCAGTCACGGCGGTCTGTGCCTGATCACGTACGGCTGTGGCTACAAGAAGCGCTTGGTCGACATCTTCGACAAGGAACTGATCCAGCGCCGTCCGCAGATGATCGTCGTGGGCATCGGTCGCAACGATCTGTGCCACGCCACCAACGCGCAGATGCGCTCGGGGCTTCGTCAGTTGAAGGCGAAGGCCGCCCGCGCCGAGATCCCCATCCTCTTCAACACCATCGCTCCGCATGGAGAGAAGTACGGGCACTGGCCGTGTGAGGAACAGCGTCTCGAACTCAATGCCTGGATGCGCGAGAAGCTGCCGGTCAACGATCTCGCCCGACTCCTGATCGACCCGCGCACCTCCATGCTCAACAGCCGCTACGACTGCGGCGACGGACTGCACCTGAACACTGCGGCCCACCGCATGATCGGAACGTTTCTCTATCGCTACATGGTCGACCGCCTCGACCTGCCTCATGTCGCGGTAGCAGCCCCGAACCCACCACGTACGCCGTGA
- a CDS encoding lysophospholipid acyltransferase family protein, producing MTSTWRSPGLRGKILYAFLASLLSAVVTTFSRLHVTHQRGRSGAVAALPEGKVIVVANHTSFADGILLALACRRLGRSLRLLGTAGVFAAPIVGPLLRRLGFIPVQRGSATAAESLTLAAAALQAGEAVGIFPEGRITRDPAFWPERGKTGAVRLAAMTGAPIVPVAIMGAHRLLDRKGNGWRLLKAFVLTPEVQVLVGEPIGVAPLVRDVDDEASIRAATDLMMARLTTALEQLRGEDSPVREAGVAEPHPLVSDRSHSA from the coding sequence ATGACCTCTACCTGGCGCTCCCCCGGCCTTCGCGGCAAGATCCTGTACGCATTCCTCGCCTCCCTCCTCAGTGCTGTCGTCACCACCTTCAGCCGGCTCCACGTCACGCATCAGCGTGGTCGCTCGGGTGCAGTTGCCGCGTTGCCCGAGGGCAAGGTGATCGTGGTGGCCAACCACACCTCCTTCGCCGACGGCATCCTTCTCGCGCTCGCGTGCCGACGGCTCGGACGGAGTCTGCGCCTGCTCGGCACCGCCGGCGTCTTCGCCGCCCCGATTGTCGGCCCGCTGCTGCGCAGGCTCGGCTTCATCCCGGTCCAGCGAGGCAGTGCGACGGCCGCTGAGTCGCTGACTCTCGCCGCGGCGGCTCTGCAGGCCGGAGAGGCGGTCGGCATCTTCCCCGAAGGTCGGATCACCCGGGATCCGGCGTTCTGGCCCGAGCGCGGCAAGACCGGTGCCGTACGACTCGCGGCGATGACGGGTGCCCCGATCGTGCCCGTGGCGATCATGGGAGCCCATCGGTTGCTCGACCGCAAAGGCAATGGGTGGCGGCTGCTCAAGGCGTTTGTGCTGACGCCCGAGGTGCAGGTGCTGGTGGGCGAGCCGATCGGCGTCGCGCCACTCGTACGCGATGTCGACGACGAGGCCTCGATTCGCGCCGCGACGGATCTGATGATGGCTCGACTGACCACCGCGTTGGAGCAGTTGCGCGGCGAGGACTCGCCGGTGCGCGAGGCGGGCGTAGCCGAGCCGCACCCTCTCGTTTCGGACCGGTCGCACTCTGCCTGA